A genomic region of Oryza glaberrima chromosome 1, OglaRS2, whole genome shotgun sequence contains the following coding sequences:
- the LOC127777297 gene encoding uncharacterized protein LOC127777297 isoform X1 codes for MLQLRLQPPRFTPLPRRRVAGGGHHRRRRAAAPPPPLALRSQWRIPDVDADAVQERVRSWLSRARGAIADAANAAREKGRSKEEAEGRKKRRKEALEEQALVAVPEITVERRVGRGWLSLDAVVTIEQFARLNGLTGRKVQRIFEALAPSHVQNDARNLVEYCCFRYLSRDNSDLHPSLKELAFQRLIFMTMLAWEDPYGEDDDTESSLDNYSILGRLVGEDAFVRIAPAVAGVADVSTAHYLFRALVGSEKGLSLDIWTTYLGELLKVHHGRQTHKSGDHFLSDEQVLCIGSSRKRPVLKWEENTAWPGHLTLTNKALYFEAIGLTSTNKPLKLDLTDRNSRVEKAKVGPFGSRLFDSAVSVSSGSVSNEWTLEFVDFGGEMRRDVWLAFISEIISVYRFINEYGPRDDDPAIHHVYGAHRGKKRAVSSAANSIARLQSLQFIRRLYEDPAKLVQFSYLSNAPFGDVVLQTLAVKFWGGPLVTNSKAASQRASQWHRPSEDSSSAHAHIFDIDGSVYLRKWMTSPSWTSSHSANFWRNSSVKHGVILSKSLVVADKNLVEKAMVACKEKSKIVERTQATIVAATIEGIPSNIDLFKELILPFAIVSEKFYKLKRWENPRTTACFLLVVYTIIFRNMLSYALPFSLMMLALSMLALKGLKEQGRLGRSFGKVTIKDQPPSNTIQKIIALKEAMASVENYLQNLNLSLLKMRTIFLAGQPEVTTQVALVLLASSAVLLVVPFKYVLAFFMFDQFTRELEFRREMVKAFMSFMKERWESIHAAPVVVLPYEDGGEQHNKTLPPKSTQQTQSGSVQSTDTYMNLSNGTYTLDI; via the exons ATGCTCCAGCTGCGGCTCCAGCCCCCGCGCTTCACGCCGCTCCCCCGCCGCAGGGTCGCTGGCGGGgggcaccaccgtcgccgccgcgccgcggcacCCCCGCCGCCCCTCGCCCTCCGCTCCCAGTGGCGGATCCCCGACGTCGACGCAG ATGCGGTGCAGGAGCGGGTGCGGTCGTGGCTGTCGCGGGCGAGGGGCGCCATCGCCGACGCGGCGAACGCGGCGCGGGAGAAAGGGAGGAgcaaggaggaggcggaggggaggaagaagcggcggaaggaGGCGCTGGAGGAGCAGGCGCTCGTCGCGGTGCCGGAGATCACCGTCGAACGGCGGGTCGGTCGTGGCTGGCTCTCGCTAGACGCTGTCGTCACCATCGAGCAGTTTGCCAG GTTGAATGGGTTAACGGGGAGGAAGGTGCAGAGGATCTTTGAAGCTCTTGCTCCTAGTCATGTTCAGAATGATGCTCGAAATCTGGTTGAGTATTGTTGCTTCCGCTATTTGTCAAGAGATAACTCTGATTTGCATCCAAGTTTGAAG GAGCTTGCATTCCAAAGGCTAATATTTATGACTATGCTTGCGTGGGAAGATCCATATGGTGAAGATGATGACACAGAGTCTTCACTAGATAACTATTCTATACTG GGAAGACTTGTTGGAGAAGATGCCTTTGTCCGAATTGCCCCTGCTGTGGCAGGTGTAGCTGATGTTTCAACGGCTCATTATCTCTTCAGGGCCCTTGTCGGTTCTGAAAAGGGGCTTTCTTTAGATATATGGACAACATACCTTGGTGAACTTCTGAA AGTTCATCATGGGAGGCAAACACATAAAAGTGGAGATCATTTTTTGTCCGATGAGCAAGTCCTATGCATAGGCTCTAGTAGAAAAAGACCTGTTCTGAAATGGGAAGAAAACACTGCGTGGCCTGGACACTTAACCTTGACCAACAAGGCACTCTATTTTGAG GCCATTGGACTGACAAGTACCAATAAACCATTGAAGCTTGACCTTACAGATCGTAATTCAAGGGTTGAGAAAGCAAAGGTTGGACCATTTGGATCCAGATTGTTCGACTCTGCCGTATCTGTTTCATCTGGTTCAGT GTCAAATGAGTGGACATTGGAGTTTGTTGATTTTGGTGGAGAGATGAGACGAGATGTATGGCTCGCATTCATTAGTGAAATCATTTCTGTGTATAGGTTCATTAATGAATATGGACCAAGGGATGATGATCCAGCAATTCATCATGTATATGGTGCCCACAGAGGCAAGAAAAGAGCTGTAAGTAGTGCAGCAAATAGTATTGCAAGGCTTCAGTCTCTGCAATTTATACGTAGACTTTATGAAGATCCAGCCAAGTTAGTACAGTTCTCATACCTGTCAAATGCACCTTTTGGTGATGTTGTGCTTCAGACTTTAGCGGTTAAGTTCTGGGGCGGGCCACTTGTTACGAACTCCAAAGCAGCAAGTCAAAGAGCATCTCAGTGGCATAGACCTTCAGAAGACTCATCTAGCGCCCATGCTCATATTTTTGACATAGATGGTAGTGTATACTTGCGCAAGTGGATGACATCTCCCAGTTGGACATCCAGCCACTCGGCCAACTTTTGGAGAAACTCCTCAGTTAAGCATGGTGTAATATTGAGCAAATCTTTAGTTGTAGCTGATAAAAATCTTGTAGAAAAGGCTATGGTTGCCTGTAAAGAGAAGAGCAAAATAGTTGAAAGGACACAGGCCACAATTGTTGCCGCTACTATTGAAGGTATTCCAAGCAACATTGACCTCTTCAAG GAGCTTATACTTCCTTTTGCAATAGTGAGtgaaaaattctacaagctCAAACGCTGGGAAAATCCTCGTACAACCGCTTGTTTTCTACTTGTGGTTTATACTATTATCTTCAG GAACATGCTTTCTTATGCTCTTCCATTTTCCTTGATGATGTTGGCTCTTTCCATGCTTGCCCTGAAAGGGCTGAAAGAACAAGGTCGGTTGGGTAGATCTTTTGGCAAAGTGACAATAAAAGATCAACCACCTTCAAACACAATCCAAAAGATTATAGCTCTTAAAGAGGCAATGGCTTCAGTGGAGAATTATCTTCAGAACCTGAATCTCTCTCTTCTTAAAATGCGCACAATCTTTTTAGCAGGCCAACCTGAG GTAACGACTCAGGTTGCTCTTGTTCTTCTAGCATCATCTGCTGTTCTTCTTGTGGTTCCTTTCAAATATGTTCTTGCATTTTTTATGTTTGATCAATTCACGAGGGAACTAGAATTCCGGAGGGAGATGGTCAAGGCGTTCATGAGCTTCATGAAGGAACGGTGGGAATCTATACATGCTGCTCCTGTGGTCGTGTTACCATATGAGGACGGTGGCGAACAACATAACAAGACACTCCCACCAAAATCTACGCAGCAAACACAATCTGGTAGTGTACAATCTACTGATACGTATATGAATTTAAGCAATGGAACTTACACTCTTGATATTTGA
- the LOC127777297 gene encoding uncharacterized protein LOC127777297 isoform X2: protein MLLIGLNGLTGRKVQRIFEALAPSHVQNDARNLVEYCCFRYLSRDNSDLHPSLKELAFQRLIFMTMLAWEDPYGEDDDTESSLDNYSILGRLVGEDAFVRIAPAVAGVADVSTAHYLFRALVGSEKGLSLDIWTTYLGELLKVHHGRQTHKSGDHFLSDEQVLCIGSSRKRPVLKWEENTAWPGHLTLTNKALYFEAIGLTSTNKPLKLDLTDRNSRVEKAKVGPFGSRLFDSAVSVSSGSVSNEWTLEFVDFGGEMRRDVWLAFISEIISVYRFINEYGPRDDDPAIHHVYGAHRGKKRAVSSAANSIARLQSLQFIRRLYEDPAKLVQFSYLSNAPFGDVVLQTLAVKFWGGPLVTNSKAASQRASQWHRPSEDSSSAHAHIFDIDGSVYLRKWMTSPSWTSSHSANFWRNSSVKHGVILSKSLVVADKNLVEKAMVACKEKSKIVERTQATIVAATIEGIPSNIDLFKELILPFAIVSEKFYKLKRWENPRTTACFLLVVYTIIFRNMLSYALPFSLMMLALSMLALKGLKEQGRLGRSFGKVTIKDQPPSNTIQKIIALKEAMASVENYLQNLNLSLLKMRTIFLAGQPEVTTQVALVLLASSAVLLVVPFKYVLAFFMFDQFTRELEFRREMVKAFMSFMKERWESIHAAPVVVLPYEDGGEQHNKTLPPKSTQQTQSGSVQSTDTYMNLSNGTYTLDI, encoded by the exons ATGTTGCTGATTGG GTTGAATGGGTTAACGGGGAGGAAGGTGCAGAGGATCTTTGAAGCTCTTGCTCCTAGTCATGTTCAGAATGATGCTCGAAATCTGGTTGAGTATTGTTGCTTCCGCTATTTGTCAAGAGATAACTCTGATTTGCATCCAAGTTTGAAG GAGCTTGCATTCCAAAGGCTAATATTTATGACTATGCTTGCGTGGGAAGATCCATATGGTGAAGATGATGACACAGAGTCTTCACTAGATAACTATTCTATACTG GGAAGACTTGTTGGAGAAGATGCCTTTGTCCGAATTGCCCCTGCTGTGGCAGGTGTAGCTGATGTTTCAACGGCTCATTATCTCTTCAGGGCCCTTGTCGGTTCTGAAAAGGGGCTTTCTTTAGATATATGGACAACATACCTTGGTGAACTTCTGAA AGTTCATCATGGGAGGCAAACACATAAAAGTGGAGATCATTTTTTGTCCGATGAGCAAGTCCTATGCATAGGCTCTAGTAGAAAAAGACCTGTTCTGAAATGGGAAGAAAACACTGCGTGGCCTGGACACTTAACCTTGACCAACAAGGCACTCTATTTTGAG GCCATTGGACTGACAAGTACCAATAAACCATTGAAGCTTGACCTTACAGATCGTAATTCAAGGGTTGAGAAAGCAAAGGTTGGACCATTTGGATCCAGATTGTTCGACTCTGCCGTATCTGTTTCATCTGGTTCAGT GTCAAATGAGTGGACATTGGAGTTTGTTGATTTTGGTGGAGAGATGAGACGAGATGTATGGCTCGCATTCATTAGTGAAATCATTTCTGTGTATAGGTTCATTAATGAATATGGACCAAGGGATGATGATCCAGCAATTCATCATGTATATGGTGCCCACAGAGGCAAGAAAAGAGCTGTAAGTAGTGCAGCAAATAGTATTGCAAGGCTTCAGTCTCTGCAATTTATACGTAGACTTTATGAAGATCCAGCCAAGTTAGTACAGTTCTCATACCTGTCAAATGCACCTTTTGGTGATGTTGTGCTTCAGACTTTAGCGGTTAAGTTCTGGGGCGGGCCACTTGTTACGAACTCCAAAGCAGCAAGTCAAAGAGCATCTCAGTGGCATAGACCTTCAGAAGACTCATCTAGCGCCCATGCTCATATTTTTGACATAGATGGTAGTGTATACTTGCGCAAGTGGATGACATCTCCCAGTTGGACATCCAGCCACTCGGCCAACTTTTGGAGAAACTCCTCAGTTAAGCATGGTGTAATATTGAGCAAATCTTTAGTTGTAGCTGATAAAAATCTTGTAGAAAAGGCTATGGTTGCCTGTAAAGAGAAGAGCAAAATAGTTGAAAGGACACAGGCCACAATTGTTGCCGCTACTATTGAAGGTATTCCAAGCAACATTGACCTCTTCAAG GAGCTTATACTTCCTTTTGCAATAGTGAGtgaaaaattctacaagctCAAACGCTGGGAAAATCCTCGTACAACCGCTTGTTTTCTACTTGTGGTTTATACTATTATCTTCAG GAACATGCTTTCTTATGCTCTTCCATTTTCCTTGATGATGTTGGCTCTTTCCATGCTTGCCCTGAAAGGGCTGAAAGAACAAGGTCGGTTGGGTAGATCTTTTGGCAAAGTGACAATAAAAGATCAACCACCTTCAAACACAATCCAAAAGATTATAGCTCTTAAAGAGGCAATGGCTTCAGTGGAGAATTATCTTCAGAACCTGAATCTCTCTCTTCTTAAAATGCGCACAATCTTTTTAGCAGGCCAACCTGAG GTAACGACTCAGGTTGCTCTTGTTCTTCTAGCATCATCTGCTGTTCTTCTTGTGGTTCCTTTCAAATATGTTCTTGCATTTTTTATGTTTGATCAATTCACGAGGGAACTAGAATTCCGGAGGGAGATGGTCAAGGCGTTCATGAGCTTCATGAAGGAACGGTGGGAATCTATACATGCTGCTCCTGTGGTCGTGTTACCATATGAGGACGGTGGCGAACAACATAACAAGACACTCCCACCAAAATCTACGCAGCAAACACAATCTGGTAGTGTACAATCTACTGATACGTATATGAATTTAAGCAATGGAACTTACACTCTTGATATTTGA
- the LOC127781381 gene encoding magnesium transporter MRS2-E, whose translation MERRAQPVSAAVAPVTGRRKGAAASRKWMVVPAVGEERRVEFGKHQIMKMTGLPGRDLRVLDPVLSYPSTILGRDRAIVVRLQGVKAIITATEVLVPDHDDVLLASFLLDLRSRLSLPDAAPSTNPAAADRGNGTEQGDQGSVPGLAISGAGNAKIPPFEFKVLEVCLEHACKDLESQTRSLEKEAYPALDKLGSKVSTLNLDHVRNLKSRMVDLSGRVQKIRDELEHLLDDDMDMSEMYLTRKLSFQGLSGSLSRADSHKYASVDHDDDREEEDHDDETESGRESSVYVKPDIEELEMLLEAYFVQIDGTLNTLYHIREYADDTEDYINIMLDEKQNQLLQMGVMLTTATVVVTAGIVVVSLFGMNIHIDLMKDPETPEMVRMSNMHFWETTFGTVAGCIAIYLLAIYAGRKSKILQ comes from the exons ATGGAGCGGAGGGCGCAgccggtgtcggcggcggtggcgccggtgacggggaggaggaagggtgcggcggcgagccggaaGTGGATGGTGGtgccggcggtgggggaggagcgGAGGGTGGAGTTTGGGAAGCACCAGATCATGAAGATGACGGGGCTCCCCGGGCGCGACCTCCGGGTGCTCGACCCGGTCCTCTCCTACCCGTCCACCATCCTCGGCCGCGACCGCGCCATCGTCGTCAGGCTCCAGGGCGTCAAGGCCATCATCACCGCCACCGAGGTGCTCGTCCCCGACCACGACGacgtcctcctcgcctccttcctcctcgacctccgctcccgcctctccctcccg GATGCGGCGCCTAGCACGAATCCGGCGGCGGCTGATCGCGGGAACGGGACGGAGCAGGGCGATCAGGGGAGCGTGCCAGGTCTGGCGATCAGCGGTGCTGGCAACGCCAAGATCCCGCCCTTTGAGTTCAAGGTGCTCGAGGTCTGCCTCGAGCACGCATGCAAAGACTTGGAATCTCAG ACACGCTCTCTGGAGAAGGAGGCGTATCCGGCCTTGGACAAGCTGGGATCGAAGGTTAGCACGCTGAACCTGGATCACGTCAGGAATCTGAAGAGCCGCATGGTTGATCTCTCAGGGCGCGTGCAGAAG ATTAGGGATGAGCTGGAGCACTTGCTGGATGACGACATGGACATGTCCGAGATGTACCTGACGAGGAAGCTGTCGTTCCAAGGGCTCAGTGGATCGCTGAGCAGAGCGGATTCACACAAGTACGCATCTGTTGATCATGACGACGATAG GGAGGAGGAAGACCATGACGATGAGACAGAGAGTGGCCGTGAAAGTTCTGTTTATGTTAAGCCTGATATAGAAGAGTTGGAAATGCTTCTGGAAGCTTACTTTGTGCAGATCGATGGAACGCTGAATACCCTGTACCAT ATCCGTGAATACGCGGACGACACGGAGGATTACATCAACATAATGCTGGACGAGAAGCAGAACCAGCTGCTGCAGATGGGCGTGAtgctgacgacggcgacggtggtggtcaCCGCGGGCATCGTGGTGGTGAGCCTGTTCGGCATGAACATCCACATCGACCTGATGAAAGACCCGGAGACCCCCGAGATGGTGAGGATGTCCAACATGCACTTTTGGGAGACCACCTTCGGCACGGTCGCCGGCTGCATCGCCATATACCTCCTGGCGATCTACGCTGGGAGGAAGAGCAAGATCCTGCAGTGA